The bacterium genome segment CAGTCAGACTACTTTCAATCCACACGAGGCGGTGGGCATGGAGATTATAGAACCATTACTTTAGCTCCTTGGAGTGTGCAAGAGATATACGAGTTTACATATAAATCTTTTGATTTAGCTGATAAATATAGGACGCCTGTGATTGTACACGCCGACGGAATAATTGCTCAACTGATGGAGTCTATTGAGTTGAAATTGCGGAAAAAGAAAAGACTACCAGAAAAGAAATGGGCTCTTACTGGTTGCAAAGATAGAAACCCTCGTTCTATTAAGTCTCTTTCTTTAACGCCTGGAGTTATTGAGACCCATAACTGGAAACTTGCAAGTAAATATAGAAGGATTGAAGCAAGAGAAGTTCTTTGTAATAAATATATGTGTGACGATGCGAAACTTCTTGTTGTCAGTTTCGGTACTTGTGGAAGAATATGTTATGATGCTATAAGGATGGCAAGAAAGGAAGGTATTAAGGCAGGTCTGTTTAGACCTGTTACTTTATGGCCATTTCCGTATGAAGAACTTGCAAAGCAAGCAGAAAAGGCAAAAAAAATATTTGTTGTCGAGATGAATTTGGGTCAAATGTTGGATGATGTGAAAATTGCTATCAAGAACAATATAAGAATTTTTTTCTATGGTAGGCCTGGAGGCGGAGTTCCTTCTTCTGAAGAAATATTTAAAGAACTGAAAAAAATATAGTAAATATATGAACACAGTATACAAAAAACCAAAAAGTCTTACAGCTAACGCAACAATATATTGTGCTGGTTGTGGGCACGGGATTATTCAAAGAATAATTGCAGAGGTTATTGATGAACTTGGAGTTAGAGAAAAAACTATCGGGATAGCCCCAGTTGGTTGTGCTGTTTTGTCTTACGATTATTTTAATATGGATGTTACAGAAGCAGCTCACGGTAGAGCCCCTGCTGTTGCAACAGGTATTAAACGGTCTTTACCTGATAGAATTGTTTTCACCTATCAAGGAGATGGTGATCTTGCTGCAATTGGAA includes the following:
- a CDS encoding 3-methyl-2-oxobutanoate dehydrogenase subunit VorB, producing the protein MKKVLLNGCEASAEGALAAGCRFYAGYPITPQNRYPEYMSERMPEEGGVFIQAESETSAINMVFGASVAGIRAMTSSSSPGISLKQEGISYLAGAELPAVIVNMNRAGPGLGDVTPSQSDYFQSTRGGGHGDYRTITLAPWSVQEIYEFTYKSFDLADKYRTPVIVHADGIIAQLMESIELKLRKKKRLPEKKWALTGCKDRNPRSIKSLSLTPGVIETHNWKLASKYRRIEAREVLCNKYMCDDAKLLVVSFGTCGRICYDAIRMARKEGIKAGLFRPVTLWPFPYEELAKQAEKAKKIFVVEMNLGQMLDDVKIAIKNNIRIFFYGRPGGGVPSSEEIFKELKKI